From one Streptomyces sp. NBC_01478 genomic stretch:
- a CDS encoding alpha/beta hydrolase-fold protein gives MRAPTRRGARRFRHLLALLAALLLTVGGSTAAAHGSATRPLSPQVTHTRTAPTGYQVTFRYRDPRATRVQIKGEWYFANPYELSALSSPEGGTVETPGTTPAHWRPGDIPIAYPNSPAANWPVVDMKRGPDGVWTYTTPLPSGVFTYSFYVDCADATQTGCTAHSDPANPPWNEHDGKATGTVEATSQVYVPADPTFDTVDYAWQGPSRTHGTLTHVTYRSPTSLTPPGENHLSVYTPPGYDPHRARPYPTLYLFSGDGTEMDWSTQGDAGNILDHLISTGQIQPMVVVMPNTAGYPDSTGYASFDANLLNTLVPYVESHYRVSTEAPRRAAAGLGYGASLTNSLLFEHTTAFGSYGAMSPGLRGNYTLPTALTAEQTTELRQVRIFVGGGWQDPSHYYHASETALLNRAGVPTIPGFVNGGHNWFAWRFDLKDFLTRTAFFPQVAG, from the coding sequence GTGAGGGCACCAACTCGTCGTGGGGCGAGGCGGTTTCGCCACCTCCTCGCCCTGCTCGCCGCACTTCTCCTGACCGTGGGCGGCAGTACGGCCGCCGCCCACGGCTCCGCCACGCGCCCCCTCTCACCGCAGGTGACCCACACCCGCACCGCCCCCACCGGCTACCAGGTCACCTTCCGCTACCGGGACCCCAGGGCCACCCGTGTCCAGATCAAGGGCGAGTGGTACTTCGCGAACCCCTACGAACTCTCCGCCCTCTCCAGCCCCGAGGGCGGCACCGTCGAGACACCGGGGACAACGCCCGCGCACTGGCGGCCCGGTGACATCCCGATCGCGTACCCCAACTCCCCGGCCGCCAACTGGCCGGTGGTGGACATGAAGAGAGGCCCCGACGGAGTGTGGACGTACACCACACCCCTCCCGTCCGGCGTCTTCACCTACTCGTTCTACGTCGACTGCGCGGACGCGACCCAGACCGGCTGTACCGCACACTCCGACCCTGCCAACCCGCCCTGGAACGAGCACGACGGCAAGGCGACCGGCACGGTCGAGGCCACCAGCCAGGTGTACGTCCCCGCCGACCCCACCTTCGACACGGTCGACTACGCCTGGCAGGGCCCGAGTCGAACCCACGGCACGCTGACCCACGTCACCTACCGGTCCCCGACCTCGCTCACCCCACCCGGTGAGAACCACCTCTCCGTCTACACCCCGCCCGGCTACGACCCGCACCGCGCGCGGCCGTACCCGACGCTCTACCTCTTCAGCGGCGACGGCACCGAGATGGACTGGAGCACCCAGGGCGACGCGGGCAACATCCTCGACCACCTGATCTCCACCGGCCAGATCCAGCCGATGGTCGTGGTGATGCCCAACACGGCGGGCTACCCGGACTCGACGGGCTACGCGTCGTTCGACGCCAACCTGCTCAACACCCTTGTTCCGTACGTCGAGTCGCACTACCGCGTGTCCACGGAAGCGCCCCGCCGCGCCGCCGCCGGCCTCGGCTACGGCGCCTCGCTCACCAACTCGCTGCTCTTCGAGCACACCACCGCCTTCGGCTCGTACGGCGCGATGAGCCCCGGCCTGCGCGGCAACTACACCCTCCCGACCGCGCTCACCGCCGAACAGACCACCGAACTCCGGCAGGTGAGGATCTTCGTCGGCGGCGGTTGGCAGGACCCCAGCCACTACTACCACGCGAGCGAGACCGCCCTGCTGAACAGGGCGGGCGTCCCCACGATCCCCGGATTCGTCAACGGCGGCCACAACTGGTTCGCATGGCGCTTCGACCTCAAGGACTTCCTGACCCGCACGGCCTTCTTCCCGCAGGTCGCGGGCTGA